The Lycium ferocissimum isolate CSIRO_LF1 chromosome 10, AGI_CSIRO_Lferr_CH_V1, whole genome shotgun sequence genome window below encodes:
- the LOC132034539 gene encoding feruloyl CoA ortho-hydroxylase F6H1-3-like: protein MAPSLSTISNSNTWDVKHFVVNEGHGVKGLADMGIQTLPKQYIQPLEERINTSKVVSGEQSIPVIDVSNWNDPKVEKLICNAAEKWGFFQTVNHGIPMEVFEDVKDATHRFFGLPAEEKRKYSKEYSRTNNVRFGTSFTPQDEKALEWKDYLSLFYVSDEEATALWLSACRDEALQFMRKTELVIKKLMESLMKGLNVKEVDEDRESLLMGSKRINLNYYPKCPNPELTVGVGRHSDVSTLTILLQDSIGGLYVRKLGSDTWLPVPPISGALVINIGDALQIRSNGRYKSIEHRVIANGSNNRVSVPIFVNPKPNDVIGPIQEVLESGEKAMYKQVLYSDYVKHFFRKAHNGKDTVDFAKI from the exons ATGGCTCCATCACTATCAACAATCTCTAATTCCAACACATGGGATGTCAAACATTTTGTTGTAAATGAAGGTCATGGAGTGAAAGGTCTTGCAGACATGGGAATTCAGACACTGCCTAAACAATACATTCAACCTCTCGAAGAACGAATTAATACGAGCAAGGTAGTGTCTGGAGAACAATCTATCCCAGTCATTGATGTATCAAATTGGAATGATCCAAAGGTGGAAAAATTGATATGCAATGCAGCAGAGAAATGGGGTTTTTTCCAAACTGTGAATCAtggaattccaatggaagtaTTTGAAGATGTTAAGGATGCTACTCATAGGTTCTTTGGTTTGCCTGCTGAAGAAAAGAGGAAGTACTCAAAAGAGTATTCTCGTACAAATAATGTTCGTTTTGGGACAAGCTTTACTCCTCAAGATGAAAAGGCTTTAGAGTGGAAAGATTACCTAAGTCTCTTCTATGTTTCTGATGAAGAAGCAACTGCACTTTGGCTTTCCGCTTGCAG GGATGAAGCACTTCAATTCATGAGAAAGACTGAGCTTGTGATCAAAAAACTTATGGAATCACTAATGAAAGGACTAAATGTTAAGGAGGTTGATGAAGATAGAGAATCACTTCTAATGGGTTCCAAGAGAATCAACCTTAACTactatcctaaatgtcccaacCCCGAACTTACAGTCGGGGTAGGACGCCACTCTGATGTCTCGACATTAACCATCTTGCTTCAAGATAGTATCGGTGGACTCTACGTGAGAAAACTAGGCAGTGACACTTGGCTTCCCGTCCCACCAATTAGTGGAGCGCTTGTTATTAACATCGGCGATGCACTTCAAATCCGAAGCAATGGTCGATACAAGAGCATCGAGCATCGTGTTATTGCTAATGGAAGCAATAACAGAGTTTCAGTGCCAATATTTGTGAACCCTaagccaaatgatgttattggtcCCATACAAGAAGTGTTAGAAAGTGGTGAGAAGGCAATGTATAAGCAAGTTCTTTACTCAGACTATGTCAAGCATTTCTTCAGGAAAGCTCATAATGGGAAGGACACAGTTGATTTTGCAAagatatga
- the LOC132035496 gene encoding vesicle transport protein GOT1-like, which translates to MVSFEMNDRKKIGLGLTGFGVFFSFLGIIFFFDKGLIAMGNILFFSGVGLTIGLKSSLQFFMKRSNYKGTAAFGAGFFFVVIGWPIIGMILEAYGFIVLFSGFWPTLSVFMQKIPILGWIFQQPFIRSFFDSYRGKRVPV; encoded by the exons ATGGTTTCCTTCGAAATGAATGATCGCAAAA AGATTGGGCTAGGATTGACCGGATTCGGAGTATTTTTCTCATTCTTGGGgattattttcttcttcgatAAGGGACTAATTGCAATGGGAAAT ATCCTCTTCTTCTCAGGGGTGGGACTAACCATTGGTCTGAAGTCGTCGTTGCAATTTTTTATGAAACGCAGCAACTATAAG GGAACAGCTGCATTTGGTGCTggatttttctttgttgtcaTTGGTTGGCCTATAATAGGGATGATTCTCGAGGCTTATGGATTCATTGTACTCTTCAG TGGTTTCTGGCCAACACTGTCAGTATTCATGCAAAAGATACCTATTCTGGGTTGGATCTTCCAGCAGCCCTTTATCAGATCG TTCTTTGACAGCTACCGTGGAAAACGAGTCCCTGTATGA